ttttccctctttttacatttctttaacaagtttccttatttgtatacATACTATACATAATGCTACCTTAGACTTAAGAGTCCTAACaggatttaaacatatttttgcaTCTACTATTTTACACCTAAAAGAATAAAGACCACATCTGAACATAGAATAgcctcatatctttttttttttttaatagcctcaTATCTTAAACCTAAGTTTAATAATTAGTGTCCTCCAGAGAAGGAAACTTTCATACATGATTAATGACTCAAttccatcaaaagaaaaaaaaaaaagacttcagcaaatgtgaaaaaagaaaatcctgttgTTAATTCAtgatatgagggaaaaaaagagctaaTTCATTCTTCTACAGAAAAAGAGGATTTAGAGAACAATTCTGATAGCATTTCACATGGTAAAGTATCAAAAGTCTAATAACCAGTCCCCTTGCTCAAGACAAAATGATTTCAGGATGCTCCTCTTCTGAGTTGCTCAATAAccccaagtgatttttaaattgggaGGCAGATTACTGGCAATCAGTTCATCAAATTTAGATCTATCATGAATAGGCACATTATAGAAATCAAGAACATCTCTGACCCTGCACATCTGGTGAAGCCTGGAGTTGGGCACTGCATGGCCCAAGTCATCAGCTAAACGTGACAACAACCCGAATTTCAGATGACCATCTTCCAGGGACACGTCCTGCCAACTGCTAGGAACAGATGAGCCAAAAATTTCTCTGACACAAGATTCCACACGACTCTGGAGATCTTCAGGTGGTATGTATGTTCGGCTTCGTAAGGGTGGACACACCAAAATAGGTTTTTCCTTCACCTCTTCTACTGTCTCAGGCACCAAtggcttcttctcttttctggaatGATCAAAAACAAATATGTGACTCTTTGGTTAACTGCACTAATGTATCTGACAAGCTGATGAACACCAGACCCTATCTTATCCATCTATCTAAATCAATAAAGAATATGCACATTTACTATTCTTTTAGGCACTGTAGAGAGAATAAGATAGATTCCCACCTTTGGAAGCTTATAACTGAACTGAGCTGGTATacacagaaaagagaattacaggtTTTACGTGCTCTAAGTTTTCCCAAGAAGAGGTAAAGTAGTAAATCATTTGCCTGGGATTCCCAGTTTCCAAATCCAATCTACCTCTCTAACCTCACCTCCTACTAATCTATACATACTCTATGCCCCACCCAAACTAAACTACTACACTCTTTCCTGGTGTCATGTGTTGTCTCAAGTTATATCCTATTGGAAATGTCTATCTTTCACCTTCACCTATAGAAACCTTAGTTTAAGTCCCAAAACAGAATTGTTCTCTTCCAAGAAGttttactgggcagcccaggtggctcagtggtttagcgccaccttcagcccagggcgtgatcctggagacccgggatagagtcccacgtcgggttccctgcatggggcctgcttctccctctgcctgtgtctctgtgtccctcatgaataaataaataaaatctaaaaaagcaaacaactgtATCCCTAACACCTAAACATCTGACATATAGACTCTACAAACTTGTG
This portion of the Canis lupus dingo isolate Sandy chromosome 11, ASM325472v2, whole genome shotgun sequence genome encodes:
- the MRPL50 gene encoding 39S ribosomal protein L50, mitochondrial isoform X2; this translates as MDLLASLRKEKKPLVPETVEEVKEKPILVCPPLRSRTYIPPEDLQSRVESCVREIFGSSVPSSWQDVSLEDGHLKFGLLSRLADDLGHAVPNSRLHQMCRVRDVLDFYNVPIHDRSKFDELIASNLPPNLKITWGY
- the MRPL50 gene encoding 39S ribosomal protein L50, mitochondrial isoform X1 → MAALSASGVTRRGLAWVVLGAPRREFWSRFRKEKKPLVPETVEEVKEKPILVCPPLRSRTYIPPEDLQSRVESCVREIFGSSVPSSWQDVSLEDGHLKFGLLSRLADDLGHAVPNSRLHQMCRVRDVLDFYNVPIHDRSKFDELIASNLPPNLKITWGY